In one window of Niallia sp. Man26 DNA:
- a CDS encoding CBO0543 family protein — protein MMHVAITLLTIIASLKWGDWKNWRKYHASMFFISTGGLLYEYIVNENTLWKFHPDFLYSHEMIVVIYALITMPISIFLFLSHFPEGWLKRIIYIVVWSVIYIVIEWILFLTGRISYQNSWQFGYSFLFDLIMFSVIALHQQKPGRAYIISIIVIVFLILWFDVPFKVLK, from the coding sequence ATGATGCACGTCGCCATCACACTTCTGACTATTATAGCCTCTCTTAAATGGGGAGATTGGAAAAACTGGCGAAAATATCATGCCAGTATGTTTTTTATATCTACAGGTGGTCTGCTTTATGAGTATATCGTGAATGAAAATACACTTTGGAAGTTTCATCCCGATTTTTTATACAGCCACGAGATGATTGTCGTTATTTATGCACTTATAACCATGCCGATTAGTATCTTTCTCTTCTTGTCCCATTTCCCTGAAGGGTGGTTAAAGCGCATAATTTACATAGTAGTCTGGTCTGTAATCTATATAGTGATAGAGTGGATACTATTTTTGACAGGAAGAATATCGTACCAAAACAGCTGGCAATTTGGATATTCCTTTTTGTTTGATCTTATTATGTTCTCTGTCATTGCATTGCATCAGCAAAAACCAGGTCGAGCATATATAATATCTATAATCGTTATCGTTTTTCTTATTCTTTGGTTCGATGTCCCATTTAAAGTGCTAAAATGA
- a CDS encoding YitT family protein, producing MSVITKKKPNNVKFLSRILLVIIGGFITAYGLEAVLIPNNVSDGGVTGISIVISQLTDLPLGILIAILNLPFIFLGYKQIGKSFAIFSIIGIASLAAGTVLMHHINTIIHGDTLLVTVVGGIIIGFGMGLALRNGGALDGIDMLAVLLSRKLPFGTSDLILFLNVFVFAIVSIVFGLQGAILSGIAYFIASKVIHIVEEGLSGSKTFKIITNEPELMVETIRDRLGRSATYSLVQGAYSSERFKEITCVINRLEESKMKEIIYEIDSGAFVTVYDVAEVKGGNFKKKDIH from the coding sequence ATGAGTGTGATCACGAAAAAAAAGCCCAATAATGTTAAGTTTTTATCGCGGATTTTATTAGTAATTATTGGCGGGTTCATTACAGCTTATGGACTTGAAGCAGTATTAATTCCAAACAATGTTTCCGACGGTGGAGTTACCGGGATCAGCATTGTTATATCCCAACTGACAGATTTACCGCTAGGCATTTTGATTGCTATCTTAAATTTACCGTTTATATTTTTAGGATATAAGCAAATTGGTAAGAGTTTTGCGATATTTTCCATAATCGGCATCGCCTCACTGGCTGCAGGTACAGTACTTATGCACCATATCAATACGATTATTCATGGAGATACATTGCTTGTTACTGTAGTCGGCGGAATCATCATCGGTTTTGGTATGGGTCTTGCTTTGCGTAACGGTGGAGCACTTGATGGAATTGATATGCTTGCAGTATTACTGTCACGAAAATTGCCTTTTGGTACGAGCGACCTTATTTTATTTCTTAATGTTTTTGTATTTGCTATTGTATCAATCGTATTCGGTCTACAAGGAGCAATCCTCTCTGGTATCGCCTACTTTATCGCCTCTAAAGTAATCCATATCGTTGAAGAAGGTTTAAGCGGATCTAAAACCTTTAAAATCATTACAAATGAACCAGAATTGATGGTAGAGACTATCCGTGACAGACTAGGCAGAAGTGCTACATACAGTCTAGTACAGGGAGCCTATTCTAGTGAAAGATTTAAAGAAATCACTTGTGTCATCAACAGACTGGAAGAAAGCAAAATGAAAGAAATCATCTATGAAATTGACAGCGGCGCCTTCGTTACAGTTTATGATGTAGCAGAAGTTAAAGGCGGTAATTTCAAAAAGAAAGATATCCATTAA